Proteins co-encoded in one Pithys albifrons albifrons isolate INPA30051 chromosome 14, PitAlb_v1, whole genome shotgun sequence genomic window:
- the RPL39 gene encoding large ribosomal subunit protein eL39: MSSHKTFKIKRFLAKKQKQNRPIPQWIRMKTGNKIRYNSKRRHWRRTKLGL, from the exons ATG TCGTCCCACAAGACGTTCAAGATCAAGCGCTTCCTCGCcaagaagcagaagcagaacCGGCCCATCCCACAGTGGATCCGCATGAAGACCGGCAATAAGATCAG GTACAACTCCAAAAGGAGACACTGGAGGAGGACCAAACTGGGCTTGTAA
- the SEPTIN6 gene encoding septin-6 isoform X5, which produces MAAAEVARQGEGCRTVPLSGHVGFDSLPDQLVNKSVNHGFCFNILCVGETGLGKSTLMDTLFNTKFEGDPASHSQPGVQLKSSTYDLQESNVNLKLTIVSTVGFGDQINKEDSYKPIVEFIDAQFEAYLQEELKIRRVLHNYHDTRIHACLYFIAPTGHSLKSLDLVTMKKLDSKVNIIPIIAKSDAISKSELTKFKIKITSELVSNGVQIYQFPTDDESVAEINGTMNAHLPFAVIGSTEELKIGNKMMKARQYPWGTVQVENEAHCDFVKLREMLIRVNMEDLREQTHTRHYELYRRCKLEEMGFKDTDPDSKPFSLQETYEAKRNEFLGELQKKEEAMRQMFVQRVKEKEAELKEAEKELHEKFDRLKKLHQDEKKKLEDKKKSLDDEVNAFKQRKTAAELLQSQAQQAGGSQTLKRDKERKN; this is translated from the exons ATGGCGGCGGCCGAGGTGGCGCGGCAG GGTGAAGGCTGTCGCACTGTCCCACTTTCTGGACACGTCGGATTTGACAGTTTGCCTGACCAGCTGGTTAATAAATCAGTTAATCATGGGTTTTGTTTCAACATCCTGTGTGTGG GGGAAACTGGCCTTGGTAAGTCCACCCTCATGGACACCCTTTTCAACACTAAGTTTGAAGGTGACCCAGCATCTCACTCACAGCCTGGGGTCCAGCTGAAATCCAGTACCTACGACCTGCAGGAGAGCAATGTCAACCTCAAACTGACTATTGTGAGCACGGTGGGCTTTGGAGATCAGATCAACAAAGAGGACAG CTATAAACCCATCGTTGAGTTCATTGATGCTCAGTTTGAAGCCTACTTGCAAGAAGAACTGAAGATAAGAAGGGTCTTGCACAACTACCATGACACCCGGATCCACGCCTGCCTGTACTTCATTGCTCCGACAGGCCACTCCCTGAAATCCCTGGACTTGGTAACAATGAAGAAGCTCGACAGCAAG GTGAACATCATCCCCATCATTGCCAAATCTGATGCCATTTCCAAGAGTGAGCTGAccaagtttaaaattaaaatcacaaGTGAACTGGTCAGTAATGGGGTTCAGATCTACCAGTTCCCAACAGATGATGAATCAGTGGCGGAGATAAATGGGACAATGAAT GCCCACTTGCCATTTGCAGTGATCGGGAGCACGGAGGAGCTGAAAATAGGAAACAAAATGATGAAAGCTCGTCAGTACCCCTGGGGCACAGTGCAGG TGGAGAACGAAGCTCACTGTGACTTTGTGAAGCTGCGGGAGATGCTGATCCGAGTGAACATGGAGGACCTCCGTGAGCAGACCCACACCCGCCACTATGAGCTGTACCGGCGATGCAAACTGGAAGAGATGGGTTTCAAGGACACCGATCCAGACAGCAAACCCTTCAG cTTACAAGAAACTTACgaagccaaaagaaatgaaTTTCTGGGGGAActgcagaaaaaggaagaggcaATGAGGCAGATGTTTGTCCAGAGGgtcaaggaaaaagaagcagagcTGAAGGAGGCTGAAAAAGAG CTGCATGAAAAGTTTGATCGCCTGAAGAAATTACATCAGGATGAAAAAAAGAAGCTAGAGGATAAGAAGAAGTCTCTGGATGATGAAGTAAATGCATTTAAACAAAGGAAGACAGCAGCTGAATTGCTTCAGTCTCAGGCTCAGCAGGCTGGAGGATCGCAAACTCTTAAAAGggataaggaaaggaaaaa
- the SOWAHD gene encoding ankyrin repeat domain-containing protein SOWAHD, whose product MARQEQEQRLAEQEVAGTGRRFSFLEAAQPQAGSRARSFHAWPATLRTRDSFYTLPKMDTNKSVNWSRHSLGSWGRTAGRLSIGRSSTRRKELKEILLQSNSPGSTLRFAGTQKISNSSSLPAEPHQEQKPEQSPDVLPLVLDPLEHAWLLTVAQGDAESIIKLLDVDPTLLTRRDFVTGFTALHWLAKHGHHESFIRVISHAQKNGYPVNVNIPTASGGLTPLHLAALHGHEVLIKVLVGAYGADTSCRDHNGRKAWQYLRADTSRELKELAGALEEDLVQLHSHNTNNNCKSSREAGAGQDSVDSVTEGKAQRSWGLSTLRGIVRQAFGFFQER is encoded by the coding sequence ATGGCccggcaggagcaggagcagcgcttggcagagcaggaggtggctggCACCGGACGGAGGTTCTCCTTCctggaggctgcccagccccaggcagggagcCGAGCCCGCAGCTTCCATGCCTGGCCAGCCACCCTGCGTACCAGGGACAGCTTCTATACACTGCCAAAGATGGACACCAACAAAAGCGTCAACtggagcaggcacagcctggggagctggggTAGGACTGCAGGGAGGCTCTCCATCGGCCGTAGCAGTACCCGGAGGAAGGAGCTGAAGGAAATCCTCCTGCAGAGcaacagccctggcagcaccttGCGGTTTGCTGGCACTCAGAAGATatccaacagcagcagcctccCTGCAGAACCACACCAAGAGCAGAAGCCCGAGCAGAGCCCTGATGTGCTGCCCCTTGTCCTCGATCCCCTGGAGCATGCATGGCTGCTGACGGTGGCCCAGGGTGATGCAGAAAGCATCATCAAGCTGCTGGACGTGGATCCCACCCTGCTGACCAGGAGAGACTTTGTGACGGGCTTCACCGCTCTCCACTGGCTTGCAAAGCATGGCCACCATGAAAGCTTCATCCGGGTCATCTCCCACGCCCAGAAGAACGGCTACCCTGTGAACGTGAACATCCCCACAGCCAGCGGCGGGCTCACCCCCTTGCACCTGGCCGCCTTGCATGGACATGAAGTGCTCATCAAAGTGCTGGTGGGAGCTTATGGGGCAGACACCAGCTGCAGGGACCACAACGGGCGCAAGGCTTGGCAGTACCTGCGGGCAGACACCTCCAGGGaactgaaggagctggcaggggcCTTGGAGGAGGACTTAGTCCAGCTGCATTCTCACAACACCAACAACAACTGTAAGTCATCCAGagaggctggggcagggcaggactcGGTGGACTCCGTGACTGAGGGGAAAGCCCAGCGCTCCTGGGGTCTGTCAACCCTCCGAGGCATTGTTAGACAGGCATTTGGTTTCTTCCAAGAGCGCTGA
- the SEPTIN6 gene encoding septin-6 isoform X4: MAAAEVARQGEGCRTVPLSGHVGFDSLPDQLVNKSVNHGFCFNILCVGETGLGKSTLMDTLFNTKFEGDPASHSQPGVQLKSSTYDLQESNVNLKLTIVSTVGFGDQINKEDSYKPIVEFIDAQFEAYLQEELKIRRVLHNYHDTRIHACLYFIAPTGHSLKSLDLVTMKKLDSKVNIIPIIAKSDAISKSELTKFKIKITSELVSNGVQIYQFPTDDESVAEINGTMNAHLPFAVIGSTEELKIGNKMMKARQYPWGTVQVENEAHCDFVKLREMLIRVNMEDLREQTHTRHYELYRRCKLEEMGFKDTDPDSKPFSLQETYEAKRNEFLGELQKKEEAMRQMFVQRVKEKEAELKEAEKELHEKFDRLKKLHQDEKKKLEDKKKSLDDEVNAFKQRKTAAELLQSQAQQAGGSQTLKRDKERKNFF, translated from the exons ATGGCGGCGGCCGAGGTGGCGCGGCAG GGTGAAGGCTGTCGCACTGTCCCACTTTCTGGACACGTCGGATTTGACAGTTTGCCTGACCAGCTGGTTAATAAATCAGTTAATCATGGGTTTTGTTTCAACATCCTGTGTGTGG GGGAAACTGGCCTTGGTAAGTCCACCCTCATGGACACCCTTTTCAACACTAAGTTTGAAGGTGACCCAGCATCTCACTCACAGCCTGGGGTCCAGCTGAAATCCAGTACCTACGACCTGCAGGAGAGCAATGTCAACCTCAAACTGACTATTGTGAGCACGGTGGGCTTTGGAGATCAGATCAACAAAGAGGACAG CTATAAACCCATCGTTGAGTTCATTGATGCTCAGTTTGAAGCCTACTTGCAAGAAGAACTGAAGATAAGAAGGGTCTTGCACAACTACCATGACACCCGGATCCACGCCTGCCTGTACTTCATTGCTCCGACAGGCCACTCCCTGAAATCCCTGGACTTGGTAACAATGAAGAAGCTCGACAGCAAG GTGAACATCATCCCCATCATTGCCAAATCTGATGCCATTTCCAAGAGTGAGCTGAccaagtttaaaattaaaatcacaaGTGAACTGGTCAGTAATGGGGTTCAGATCTACCAGTTCCCAACAGATGATGAATCAGTGGCGGAGATAAATGGGACAATGAAT GCCCACTTGCCATTTGCAGTGATCGGGAGCACGGAGGAGCTGAAAATAGGAAACAAAATGATGAAAGCTCGTCAGTACCCCTGGGGCACAGTGCAGG TGGAGAACGAAGCTCACTGTGACTTTGTGAAGCTGCGGGAGATGCTGATCCGAGTGAACATGGAGGACCTCCGTGAGCAGACCCACACCCGCCACTATGAGCTGTACCGGCGATGCAAACTGGAAGAGATGGGTTTCAAGGACACCGATCCAGACAGCAAACCCTTCAG cTTACAAGAAACTTACgaagccaaaagaaatgaaTTTCTGGGGGAActgcagaaaaaggaagaggcaATGAGGCAGATGTTTGTCCAGAGGgtcaaggaaaaagaagcagagcTGAAGGAGGCTGAAAAAGAG CTGCATGAAAAGTTTGATCGCCTGAAGAAATTACATCAGGATGAAAAAAAGAAGCTAGAGGATAAGAAGAAGTCTCTGGATGATGAAGTAAATGCATTTAAACAAAGGAAGACAGCAGCTGAATTGCTTCAGTCTCAGGCTCAGCAGGCTGGAGGATCGCAAACTCTTAAAAGggataaggaaaggaaaaa
- the SEPTIN6 gene encoding septin-6 isoform X2 → MAAAEVARQGEGCRTVPLSGHVGFDSLPDQLVNKSVNHGFCFNILCVGETGLGKSTLMDTLFNTKFEGDPASHSQPGVQLKSSTYDLQESNVNLKLTIVSTVGFGDQINKEDSYKPIVEFIDAQFEAYLQEELKIRRVLHNYHDTRIHACLYFIAPTGHSLKSLDLVTMKKLDSKVNIIPIIAKSDAISKSELTKFKIKITSELVSNGVQIYQFPTDDESVAEINGTMNAHLPFAVIGSTEELKIGNKMMKARQYPWGTVQVENEAHCDFVKLREMLIRVNMEDLREQTHTRHYELYRRCKLEEMGFKDTDPDSKPFSLQETYEAKRNEFLGELQKKEEAMRQMFVQRVKEKEAELKEAEKELHEKFDRLKKLHQDEKKKLEDKKKSLDDEVNAFKQRKTAAELLQSQAQQAGGSQTLKRDKERKNNPWLCTE, encoded by the exons ATGGCGGCGGCCGAGGTGGCGCGGCAG GGTGAAGGCTGTCGCACTGTCCCACTTTCTGGACACGTCGGATTTGACAGTTTGCCTGACCAGCTGGTTAATAAATCAGTTAATCATGGGTTTTGTTTCAACATCCTGTGTGTGG GGGAAACTGGCCTTGGTAAGTCCACCCTCATGGACACCCTTTTCAACACTAAGTTTGAAGGTGACCCAGCATCTCACTCACAGCCTGGGGTCCAGCTGAAATCCAGTACCTACGACCTGCAGGAGAGCAATGTCAACCTCAAACTGACTATTGTGAGCACGGTGGGCTTTGGAGATCAGATCAACAAAGAGGACAG CTATAAACCCATCGTTGAGTTCATTGATGCTCAGTTTGAAGCCTACTTGCAAGAAGAACTGAAGATAAGAAGGGTCTTGCACAACTACCATGACACCCGGATCCACGCCTGCCTGTACTTCATTGCTCCGACAGGCCACTCCCTGAAATCCCTGGACTTGGTAACAATGAAGAAGCTCGACAGCAAG GTGAACATCATCCCCATCATTGCCAAATCTGATGCCATTTCCAAGAGTGAGCTGAccaagtttaaaattaaaatcacaaGTGAACTGGTCAGTAATGGGGTTCAGATCTACCAGTTCCCAACAGATGATGAATCAGTGGCGGAGATAAATGGGACAATGAAT GCCCACTTGCCATTTGCAGTGATCGGGAGCACGGAGGAGCTGAAAATAGGAAACAAAATGATGAAAGCTCGTCAGTACCCCTGGGGCACAGTGCAGG TGGAGAACGAAGCTCACTGTGACTTTGTGAAGCTGCGGGAGATGCTGATCCGAGTGAACATGGAGGACCTCCGTGAGCAGACCCACACCCGCCACTATGAGCTGTACCGGCGATGCAAACTGGAAGAGATGGGTTTCAAGGACACCGATCCAGACAGCAAACCCTTCAG cTTACAAGAAACTTACgaagccaaaagaaatgaaTTTCTGGGGGAActgcagaaaaaggaagaggcaATGAGGCAGATGTTTGTCCAGAGGgtcaaggaaaaagaagcagagcTGAAGGAGGCTGAAAAAGAG CTGCATGAAAAGTTTGATCGCCTGAAGAAATTACATCAGGATGAAAAAAAGAAGCTAGAGGATAAGAAGAAGTCTCTGGATGATGAAGTAAATGCATTTAAACAAAGGAAGACAGCAGCTGAATTGCTTCAGTCTCAGGCTCAGCAGGCTGGAGGATCGCAAACTCTTAAAAGggataaggaaaggaaaaa
- the SEPTIN6 gene encoding septin-6 isoform X3, translating to MAAAEVARQGEGCRTVPLSGHVGFDSLPDQLVNKSVNHGFCFNILCVGETGLGKSTLMDTLFNTKFEGDPASHSQPGVQLKSSTYDLQESNVNLKLTIVSTVGFGDQINKEDSYKPIVEFIDAQFEAYLQEELKIRRVLHNYHDTRIHACLYFIAPTGHSLKSLDLVTMKKLDSKVNIIPIIAKSDAISKSELTKFKIKITSELVSNGVQIYQFPTDDESVAEINGTMNAHLPFAVIGSTEELKIGNKMMKARQYPWGTVQVENEAHCDFVKLREMLIRVNMEDLREQTHTRHYELYRRCKLEEMGFKDTDPDSKPFSLQETYEAKRNEFLGELQKKEEAMRQMFVQRVKEKEAELKEAEKELHEKFDRLKKLHQDEKKKLEDKKKSLDDEVNAFKQRKTAAELLQSQAQQAGGSQTLKRDKERKNPGFL from the exons ATGGCGGCGGCCGAGGTGGCGCGGCAG GGTGAAGGCTGTCGCACTGTCCCACTTTCTGGACACGTCGGATTTGACAGTTTGCCTGACCAGCTGGTTAATAAATCAGTTAATCATGGGTTTTGTTTCAACATCCTGTGTGTGG GGGAAACTGGCCTTGGTAAGTCCACCCTCATGGACACCCTTTTCAACACTAAGTTTGAAGGTGACCCAGCATCTCACTCACAGCCTGGGGTCCAGCTGAAATCCAGTACCTACGACCTGCAGGAGAGCAATGTCAACCTCAAACTGACTATTGTGAGCACGGTGGGCTTTGGAGATCAGATCAACAAAGAGGACAG CTATAAACCCATCGTTGAGTTCATTGATGCTCAGTTTGAAGCCTACTTGCAAGAAGAACTGAAGATAAGAAGGGTCTTGCACAACTACCATGACACCCGGATCCACGCCTGCCTGTACTTCATTGCTCCGACAGGCCACTCCCTGAAATCCCTGGACTTGGTAACAATGAAGAAGCTCGACAGCAAG GTGAACATCATCCCCATCATTGCCAAATCTGATGCCATTTCCAAGAGTGAGCTGAccaagtttaaaattaaaatcacaaGTGAACTGGTCAGTAATGGGGTTCAGATCTACCAGTTCCCAACAGATGATGAATCAGTGGCGGAGATAAATGGGACAATGAAT GCCCACTTGCCATTTGCAGTGATCGGGAGCACGGAGGAGCTGAAAATAGGAAACAAAATGATGAAAGCTCGTCAGTACCCCTGGGGCACAGTGCAGG TGGAGAACGAAGCTCACTGTGACTTTGTGAAGCTGCGGGAGATGCTGATCCGAGTGAACATGGAGGACCTCCGTGAGCAGACCCACACCCGCCACTATGAGCTGTACCGGCGATGCAAACTGGAAGAGATGGGTTTCAAGGACACCGATCCAGACAGCAAACCCTTCAG cTTACAAGAAACTTACgaagccaaaagaaatgaaTTTCTGGGGGAActgcagaaaaaggaagaggcaATGAGGCAGATGTTTGTCCAGAGGgtcaaggaaaaagaagcagagcTGAAGGAGGCTGAAAAAGAG CTGCATGAAAAGTTTGATCGCCTGAAGAAATTACATCAGGATGAAAAAAAGAAGCTAGAGGATAAGAAGAAGTCTCTGGATGATGAAGTAAATGCATTTAAACAAAGGAAGACAGCAGCTGAATTGCTTCAGTCTCAGGCTCAGCAGGCTGGAGGATCGCAAACTCTTAAAAGggataaggaaaggaaaaa
- the SEPTIN6 gene encoding septin-6 isoform X1, with translation MAAAEVARQGEGCRTVPLSGHVGFDSLPDQLVNKSVNHGFCFNILCVGETGLGKSTLMDTLFNTKFEGDPASHSQPGVQLKSSTYDLQESNVNLKLTIVSTVGFGDQINKEDSYKPIVEFIDAQFEAYLQEELKIRRVLHNYHDTRIHACLYFIAPTGHSLKSLDLVTMKKLDSKVNIIPIIAKSDAISKSELTKFKIKITSELVSNGVQIYQFPTDDESVAEINGTMNAHLPFAVIGSTEELKIGNKMMKARQYPWGTVQVENEAHCDFVKLREMLIRVNMEDLREQTHTRHYELYRRCKLEEMGFKDTDPDSKPFSLQETYEAKRNEFLGELQKKEEAMRQMFVQRVKEKEAELKEAEKELHEKFDRLKKLHQDEKKKLEDKKKSLDDEVNAFKQRKTAAELLQSQAQQAGGSQTLKRDKERKKGHEGSLALSPSQCAGLDAHPGSSLRESWTPCCTYQCL, from the exons ATGGCGGCGGCCGAGGTGGCGCGGCAG GGTGAAGGCTGTCGCACTGTCCCACTTTCTGGACACGTCGGATTTGACAGTTTGCCTGACCAGCTGGTTAATAAATCAGTTAATCATGGGTTTTGTTTCAACATCCTGTGTGTGG GGGAAACTGGCCTTGGTAAGTCCACCCTCATGGACACCCTTTTCAACACTAAGTTTGAAGGTGACCCAGCATCTCACTCACAGCCTGGGGTCCAGCTGAAATCCAGTACCTACGACCTGCAGGAGAGCAATGTCAACCTCAAACTGACTATTGTGAGCACGGTGGGCTTTGGAGATCAGATCAACAAAGAGGACAG CTATAAACCCATCGTTGAGTTCATTGATGCTCAGTTTGAAGCCTACTTGCAAGAAGAACTGAAGATAAGAAGGGTCTTGCACAACTACCATGACACCCGGATCCACGCCTGCCTGTACTTCATTGCTCCGACAGGCCACTCCCTGAAATCCCTGGACTTGGTAACAATGAAGAAGCTCGACAGCAAG GTGAACATCATCCCCATCATTGCCAAATCTGATGCCATTTCCAAGAGTGAGCTGAccaagtttaaaattaaaatcacaaGTGAACTGGTCAGTAATGGGGTTCAGATCTACCAGTTCCCAACAGATGATGAATCAGTGGCGGAGATAAATGGGACAATGAAT GCCCACTTGCCATTTGCAGTGATCGGGAGCACGGAGGAGCTGAAAATAGGAAACAAAATGATGAAAGCTCGTCAGTACCCCTGGGGCACAGTGCAGG TGGAGAACGAAGCTCACTGTGACTTTGTGAAGCTGCGGGAGATGCTGATCCGAGTGAACATGGAGGACCTCCGTGAGCAGACCCACACCCGCCACTATGAGCTGTACCGGCGATGCAAACTGGAAGAGATGGGTTTCAAGGACACCGATCCAGACAGCAAACCCTTCAG cTTACAAGAAACTTACgaagccaaaagaaatgaaTTTCTGGGGGAActgcagaaaaaggaagaggcaATGAGGCAGATGTTTGTCCAGAGGgtcaaggaaaaagaagcagagcTGAAGGAGGCTGAAAAAGAG CTGCATGAAAAGTTTGATCGCCTGAAGAAATTACATCAGGATGAAAAAAAGAAGCTAGAGGATAAGAAGAAGTCTCTGGATGATGAAGTAAATGCATTTAAACAAAGGAAGACAGCAGCTGAATTGCTTCAGTCTCAGGCTCAGCAGGCTGGAGGATCGCAAACTCTTAAAAGggataaggaaaggaaaaa